A single window of Paenibacillus sp. FSL H8-0537 DNA harbors:
- the ilvD gene encoding dihydroxy-acid dehydratase: MAPKKMRSDMIKKGFDRAPHRSLLRAAGVAEEDFDKPFIAVCNSYIDIVPGHVHLQEFGKLVKQAIRDAGGVPFEFNTIGVDDGIAMGHIGMRYSLASREIIADSVETVVNAHWFDGMVCIPNCDKITPGMMMGALRVNIPTLFVSGGPMKAGKTSDGRSISLSSVFEGVGAYQAGIIDDKDLLELEQFGCPTCGSCSGMFTANSMNCLAEGLGLALPGNGTILAVAPERREFVKQSATQLMKLIELGIKPRDIVTKDTIDNAFALDMAMGGSTNTVLHTLALAHEAGIDYPIERINEIAERVPHLAKIAPASDYHIEDVHLAGGVSAVLNEMFKKEGTLHGDCITVTGKTLRENVEGCEIQNTDVIRTIDNPHSERGGLAVLFGNLAPGGAIIKVGAIDKSVNGYHKGPAICFDSQDEALAGIANGKVKEGHVVIIRYEGPKGGPGMPEMLAPTSQIAGMGLGAKVGLVTDGRFSGASRGISIGHVSPEAAEGGPIAFVQDGDIVELDMNNRGMNVLISDEEFEKRRAAWPGFEPKIKRGYLARYSHLVTNASRGGVMKM; this comes from the coding sequence ATGGCACCTAAGAAGATGCGTTCCGACATGATAAAAAAAGGATTTGACCGTGCACCGCACCGCAGCTTGCTGCGTGCAGCAGGGGTTGCGGAGGAAGATTTCGACAAGCCCTTCATTGCTGTTTGTAATTCCTATATTGATATTGTACCTGGTCACGTTCATTTGCAGGAGTTTGGCAAACTGGTTAAGCAAGCCATTCGCGATGCTGGCGGCGTTCCTTTCGAATTCAATACCATTGGAGTTGATGACGGGATTGCAATGGGACATATCGGCATGCGCTACTCGCTGGCGAGCCGTGAAATTATCGCCGACTCCGTAGAAACCGTTGTAAATGCGCACTGGTTCGACGGTATGGTTTGCATACCGAACTGTGACAAAATTACTCCAGGCATGATGATGGGCGCCCTGCGCGTCAACATTCCGACGCTGTTCGTCAGTGGCGGACCAATGAAAGCGGGTAAAACATCTGACGGCCGCTCGATCTCGCTCTCCAGCGTTTTTGAAGGCGTCGGCGCTTACCAAGCAGGCATCATCGATGATAAAGACTTGCTGGAGCTTGAACAGTTCGGCTGTCCGACTTGCGGCTCATGCTCAGGCATGTTCACTGCCAACTCGATGAACTGTCTTGCTGAAGGCCTTGGCCTCGCGCTTCCAGGCAACGGCACGATTCTTGCCGTAGCACCTGAGCGTAGAGAATTCGTTAAGCAATCGGCTACTCAGCTGATGAAGCTGATTGAGCTTGGCATCAAGCCTCGCGACATCGTAACGAAAGATACGATTGATAATGCTTTTGCCCTCGATATGGCAATGGGCGGTTCCACAAATACTGTTCTGCATACGCTGGCACTTGCACATGAAGCAGGCATTGACTACCCAATCGAGCGCATCAATGAAATTGCTGAGCGCGTGCCGCATTTGGCTAAAATCGCTCCGGCTTCCGATTACCACATCGAAGATGTGCATCTGGCTGGCGGCGTAAGTGCCGTACTGAATGAAATGTTCAAAAAAGAAGGCACTCTGCATGGCGATTGCATCACTGTAACTGGCAAGACGCTGCGCGAAAACGTAGAGGGCTGTGAAATTCAAAATACCGACGTTATCCGGACGATTGACAATCCGCATAGTGAGCGCGGCGGACTTGCTGTACTGTTCGGCAACCTTGCTCCAGGCGGCGCAATTATCAAAGTCGGCGCGATCGACAAATCGGTTAACGGCTATCATAAAGGTCCTGCTATTTGCTTTGATTCCCAAGATGAAGCTCTTGCTGGCATCGCTAACGGCAAAGTTAAAGAAGGACATGTTGTCATCATTCGTTATGAAGGACCTAAAGGCGGCCCAGGCATGCCAGAAATGCTTGCTCCTACCTCACAAATCGCTGGTATGGGCCTAGGCGCTAAAGTCGGTCTCGTAACCGATGGACGCTTCTCCGGCGCATCCCGCGGAATCAGTATCGGCCACGTTTCACCGGAAGCGGCTGAAGGCGGTCCAATCGCTTTCGTACAAGACGGCGACATCGTTGAGCTGGACATGAACAACCGTGGAATGAACGTTTTAATCAGCGACGAGGAGTTCGAGAAACGCCGTGCCGCATGGCCAGGCTTCGAACCAAAAATCAAACGCGGTTATCTCGCGCGTTATTCCCACCTCGTTACTAACGCCAGCCGTGGCGGCGTAATGAAAATGTAG
- a CDS encoding anti-sigma factor produces MIKPNDSFCDDVEMYSLGGLDAEATQQFEHHLSHCQQCREMVEELQPLISQFPLAVESVEPPAGMKQRILAAVLQSAPTPVPMSTLTAADESIRPERQESSDNQASSPIDSNSENKADSEKSAHRPGVVPLRAAAGEAGAADKRPSPSQTEQRTAALQAQLRKRWVARLVTGVAASLVILSGFLLQQVNQLSNETADLTSQLEQLKQQIAASDSPAAASQVNGVVSLKPAEAGIVAEGRATISVDSKGMHLIVQVEQLPKLQGDEAFQVWLLKEGKPVNAGTFLPNEGVGALYFTFNPDDYDQIAITQEPDANGVEPRGSMVLAGALSQSEKSSS; encoded by the coding sequence ATGATTAAACCTAATGATTCATTTTGTGATGACGTGGAGATGTATTCACTTGGAGGCCTTGATGCTGAAGCAACGCAGCAATTTGAACATCACTTGTCGCATTGCCAGCAGTGCAGAGAGATGGTGGAGGAGTTACAACCACTTATCTCTCAATTCCCTCTGGCAGTTGAGTCGGTAGAACCGCCAGCCGGTATGAAGCAGCGTATACTGGCTGCTGTATTGCAGTCTGCGCCAACGCCTGTACCGATGTCGACATTAACAGCCGCTGATGAAAGCATTCGCCCAGAACGCCAAGAGAGCAGTGATAATCAGGCAAGCAGCCCTATCGATTCTAACAGTGAAAACAAGGCTGACAGTGAAAAATCCGCTCATCGCCCGGGGGTAGTCCCATTGCGAGCAGCAGCAGGGGAAGCAGGCGCGGCGGACAAGCGACCGTCTCCAAGCCAAACAGAGCAGCGGACAGCAGCTCTACAGGCTCAGCTGCGCAAACGCTGGGTTGCTCGTTTGGTGACGGGTGTTGCGGCTTCGCTTGTTATTCTTTCCGGCTTTTTATTGCAGCAGGTTAACCAGCTTAGCAATGAAACGGCTGATTTAACGAGCCAGCTGGAGCAGCTGAAGCAGCAGATTGCTGCCTCCGACAGTCCAGCTGCTGCTTCACAGGTAAACGGTGTCGTATCGCTTAAGCCAGCGGAAGCAGGCATTGTAGCCGAGGGCCGCGCAACGATTAGCGTAGACAGCAAAGGCATGCATTTGATCGTTCAGGTCGAGCAGCTGCCTAAGCTTCAAGGCGATGAAGCCTTTCAGGTGTGGCTGCTTAAAGAGGGCAAGCCGGTTAATGCGGGGACGTTCCTACCAAATGAAGGCGTAGGAGCGCTGTATTTTACATTTAATCCGGATGACTACGATCAAATTGCCATTACGCAAGAGCCGGATGCCAATGGGGTAGAGCCAAGAGGCTCGATGGTGCTTGCCGGGGCATTAAGCCAAAGCGAGAAATCAAGCTCTTAA